The sequence below is a genomic window from Streptomyces sp. B21-105.
CGGAGCGCGGGTCCCGCTTCTGGTCCACTGCCTCAGTTTCGCGGTGCGCTCAAGCCAGTCCATGACCGGCGATCGTAGTCGCGCCTCGTTGACCAGCGATCTGCGCATGTGTGGAAAGCCTAACGAGTCGTGGCGAGGTGATTGCGACGTGTCGTAACCAGGCGGCGCCATCGTTCGCGGGTCTGTTGTTCTCCGTCGATCCACCGTGCTCGCGCGGTGTGCTCGGGAAGCGGAAGGCCGGCCATGAAGTGCGCGATCTCGACGTAGTAGACGTAGTCGCCGCTCTGCGTGAGTTCGCGCAGGCGTGTGATCGCGGTGGCGAGGTCGTCCTGGGCGTCGAGGACGGCGTGGTGAAAGCACAGGGCCAGTTGCAGTTTCGCCGCGGCGTAGGAAATGCCAGAGACACCGATTTCGGCGAGCAGTACGGCCGCCCGGCCGGGCAGGTCGGCGGCGAACCCGGCGTCGCGTACGAGCACGGCGATGCGAGCGGTCATCTCGCTGGAGCGCAGGCTGAGGTGGGACAACAGCCGTTCCGCCAGATCGAGTTCGTCATCGGCCCGAAGCGGATCGGAGAAGGAGACGGCGAAGGCGAGATGCGCCTGCACCATGGCGGTCTCGCCGACTACACCGTGCTCCTCGGCTTCGCTCCGGCCCGCCAGGTAGGCGGCTACCGCCCGCTCCATGTCGCCCTGCACCCACCACACGTCTCCCAGCACCCGATGGCGCCGCCCCTCCCAGCCCAGCCTCCCCGCGGCTTCGACCGCGGTCGGGAAGTCTCCGGACAGTCGGCTCAGGTGTGCCAGGCCGCGCCGAGCCGCGGAAGCGAGCCGACCGTCGGCGGAGGCGACGCGCTGCATGCCGCGACGCGATTCATCGGTCAGTCCGAGGTCTCGCTGGGCCTTCGCCAGGTAGTACGTGGCCAGTTCGACCAGGCCATCGGGGAGCAGCTCCGACGCGAGGACGGCTGTAAGGCGGCTGGCTGTGCGTTCACGATGTTCGTGTTGGCGCCTGGCGATGGCGCTGAGCGTTTCCACCAGGGCGTCCGCGGCAGTCTGTAGGCCGCTCGACGACGTGTCGTCGGCGGCGGGGAGTGCCAGCGGTTCCCAGATCGAGTCTCCTACGTACTGGAACGCGGCATCGGCGAGCCAGTCGAGATCGAGATGGAAGTCCCGCGCGAGGAACAGCCCTTGCTGGAGGCAGCCGACCAGGACGGTGCGCTCGCGTCGTAGGTCCTGGCGCCACTGTGATTCCAGGGCGCGGAAGGCTCGCCGGGCCGCGCGCTGCCAGTCCTGCTCCGACCAGCGGTCGTCGCTGCCGTCGTCCGCGTTGCGGATGGCGGAGCGGATCAGGTCGTGGATATGGAAGGGCCACACACCGGCGGTGGACTCCCGGATGAAGGGGCGCTCGGTCAGCCGCAGGGCGGGCGCGTCGTGGTCCATGCCGGCGGCTTGGGTGGCCAGGGGCACGGAGAACGCGCTGAGCAGGCTGACCGAGCGGAGCACGTGGCGCTCATCGGCGGTCAGGTCGCTGAGGGTACGGGCGATCAGGGCGGGGAAGTCGTGGTCGAAGTCGGTGACCTGCGGTTGTCTGCTGCCGCGTCGGAGTTCCAGGTAGCGCATGACCGACAGGTCTAGGTACAGGGGCAGCCCGTGGGAGCGCTCGGTGATGATCCGGCGGACCGGTTCGTCGATCAGTGGCTGCCCGTCGCGGCTCAGTCTGCGGAGCAGGTAGTCCTCGCAGTCTTCGGGAGAGAAGTCGCCGATCAGGACCTGACGGCCCGATACAGCTCGCCCCACATGTGCCGTGTCGGCTGCGAGACCGGGCCACGCGTGCGGCCCAGTCCAGTCGAGCTGCCCCTCCAGGCTCGTCTCCGCCCACTGGAGGCGGTTGCGTCCGGTGATGACGAAGAACGCGTTGGGCATCAACCACACGATGCGTTGGAGCAGACGTTCGAAGTCGCGGTGCGTGCGGTCGCCGGTGTCCTCGAAGGTGTCCAGCAGGATCACGGGCAGTGCGCCCTTGTCGGTCGGGAGTTGGGCGAGGTCCCAGGCGAGAAGGTGCGGGTAGAAGCTGAGGGCTTCCAGGTCGGGCTCGGCCTCCAAGAGGTCGGCCAGGCGGGAGCAGCCGGCGAGGGCGCGTACGGACTGGCGCCGTTCGCGTAACGCCTTGATGAGCGCTCCGGCCCCGTGACCGAGCGCACTGCCGACGGTGCCGGGCAGGAGCAGGGCTTGGGCGACGTCGCTGAGGGCGGACTGCATCTGCTGGGGCAGAGCGGCAGCGGCGCTGAAGCGGCCCAGCAGCCCGCCCCGGCGCAGGTGGTCCTCGATCGGTTCGCCCGGGTGGTTGTGCTCCCAGTAGCGGCGCAGGGCGAGGTCGAAGGCGGGCATCGGCCGGCCGAGCGCGGCGACGGCAAGGCGGATGGTGAGGACGGCACGCTCGAAATCCATGCCCGCGGTGCGCGCGAGGTCGATGCGGACGGGCAGCGTCCGTTCCTCGAGGTGGGACGGCGATTCCCACTGCACGGGGCGGTGCTCGCTGCGGGCGAGCGACGCCTCGATCTTGCGGGAGAGCGTGGACTTGCCGATCCCGCCCACGCCGTGGAAGACGAGGATGTTGCGGCGGGGACTCTCCAGGTCCTCCACGGCGAAACTCGCGCTGTTCACGTGCCGTATGTGCTCTGCGAGTCCGGCCGTCACCGCTCGCCACTGTGCCTGCCGGTTCGTGAACGCCTCACTGGCGGAGATGCTCCGGTCGTTCGAGCTGAACAGCGTTCGAAGGTCCCGCCCTGCCACCGCTCCCCCTGACGATCAACTGAGGCCAAGCCAAGCTCCGTTGACGACAGCATGGCACGCTCACATTCAGGCAGGTCCGCAGGCCGCATCCGGCAGTTGAGCCGACGGCCTCGGTCAGGGGACGGTGGCCACGGGTTTCCCCATTCTGCGTACTCACCCTCACAGGTCGAACAGGCTCTCCTGGAAGTTCTCGCCGATATTCCGTCGTGGGTAGAACAGGCCCAGCAGCAGGAACGTCTTGGGGCGGGCCGCGACGTTCCGACGAAGCAGTGCACGGCCTTCTCCGGAGTGACCATCCGGTCGAACCAGCGCTCGCGAAGCTTCTCCTCCACGCCGTCCTTCCCGTAGTGACGAACGAACTTGCGGTACGACTCGCCCGCCTCCCAGTCCCTCAGCCCCATGTCGTGACCACCGCACTCCTGATCCGCGCATCGGAAGCTGTACCGGAACTCAAGTGGCACCCACTCCAGTTGGCGAAGGTCCTGCGCGAGTAGATCCAACTGATCTGCCAGGGCCGCCTTCGAAGCTGGCCAGGGCTCAGCAGGAGCGAAGCGGAAGCCGGTGAACTCCTCTGGGCGGAAGACACCAAGCGACGTCCCTCGCAGCTCCTGGTCCCGCTTTACGGAGCACAGGGACGGCGCCACGAGGGGCTGAACATGCGAGAAGCGTTCGCGCCAGCCGTCCGCTGTCCCGAGGCGCTCGATGACCTTGAGGGTCTGCAGGTTGGGGCGCAAGCTCTCGGGACGGCGGTCCCCATGGTGTCGCTGCACGTCGACCTCGACGATCGAGTACTTGGCGAACTGGCTTTCTTCGTTCAGTAACCGGAACGGAACCGGGAAGAGCCGCACATGCTGGGGCGTTCCCTGGTCGAGCCGTATGCCGGCCACGCAGCTCGTCTCGTGGTATTTCGCGGACAGTTCCGGATAGGTCTTGACCGTGATCATGATCCGTGCGCGCTGTCGACTCCCCGATCCCATGGTTGCCCCCTCCACAGATCTCCCGATCTGCTGATTGGAGGAGAGGCATGCGCTACGGGCAAGAGCGCGTGCAGGAGCAAGGGGCGAAGTCAGGCCAGGGGAATTACCGGCACGGCGGCCCGCTTGCGAACCGTCTCCAGGACGACCTGCCGGTGGCAGCGGCTCTCGTCCTTCTCGAAGCACAGCACCGCCACCCGCGACTGCCGGGCGTGCTCCGCGACGCGGTCAAGATCGGACTGGGCCTCCTCGGACTGCAGCAGGCCACGGAAGCGTGCCCGCCCTACTTCGAGGCGGCCGTCCCAGAAGGGCTCCCGGTTGTCCTTCGGATTGCCCAGGCCACGCAGGTGCGTACTCAATACCGGCCTCCGCCAGGGCATCTCCGAGGCGGGTCTTGCTGAAGCCCTTCTTGCGGCTGATCGGCGTGAGCCGTACATCCGCCACGACACCGATGCGGCTGTCGACGAGCGCGGCGACGAACGAGTCGATGTCCCGCCCTTCGTATCCGGCGGACCACAGACCGGGCGTGACGGGCGCGACCTGGGCCGCCCGGAACAGATCATCGAGAGAGACCGCAAGAGCCTCGGCCACTGCGCCAACGGTCAGGAAACCTGGCTGGATCGCTCCCGCGCTCTCCAGGCGGCCCAGCGTCCCGACGGCGATGCCTGCCTCCTTCGCCAGCCGTTCCCGCGTCCACCCACGGTCTTCCCTTAACGCACGTACCCGCTGGGCGAGCGCACGGGCCCGGTCGTGAGAAGGGGCTGAGCGATGACCTGCCATATGCGGTGTTCCTAACGACCGTTGGGGCGGCCCGCACGGTATTACTGGTCAGCTACGAGCCCGGGATTCGCGAATGCGCAGGTCATCGGGCGCGCGGGCGCCGCTGTTCCTGCGGCACTGGAGACTGCTCCTGGGAGAAGCCGACCAAGATCTTCTCCCAGATTTCTCCCAAGCGATCTCCAGGAACCACTCAGGGGCCCGATCCGCTAAGCGGATCAGGCCCCTGACCTGGTACTTCACTGTCGGGGTGGCGGGATTTGAACCCACGACCTCTTCGTCCCGAACGAAGCGCGCTGCCAAGCTGCGCTACACCCCGATGTCGCTGCTTGTCCTGCTTGTCGCGGCGACGTCGTTTACTTTAGCCCACCGGTGGCCGGAGACGAAATCCGGTTTTGGCGCGGTGGCTGATGGGATTCGGGCGGGCGTGGTCGAGGGCCACGAGGAGGACCGCGAGGGCGTAGAAGGAGAGGCCGAGGAGCAGAGCGTTGGCCAGGGCGTGCTTGTAGCCGTGGGCCTC
It includes:
- a CDS encoding ATP/GTP-binding protein; this translates as MAGRDLRTLFSSNDRSISASEAFTNRQAQWRAVTAGLAEHIRHVNSASFAVEDLESPRRNILVFHGVGGIGKSTLSRKIEASLARSEHRPVQWESPSHLEERTLPVRIDLARTAGMDFERAVLTIRLAVAALGRPMPAFDLALRRYWEHNHPGEPIEDHLRRGGLLGRFSAAAALPQQMQSALSDVAQALLLPGTVGSALGHGAGALIKALRERRQSVRALAGCSRLADLLEAEPDLEALSFYPHLLAWDLAQLPTDKGALPVILLDTFEDTGDRTHRDFERLLQRIVWLMPNAFFVITGRNRLQWAETSLEGQLDWTGPHAWPGLAADTAHVGRAVSGRQVLIGDFSPEDCEDYLLRRLSRDGQPLIDEPVRRIITERSHGLPLYLDLSVMRYLELRRGSRQPQVTDFDHDFPALIARTLSDLTADERHVLRSVSLLSAFSVPLATQAAGMDHDAPALRLTERPFIRESTAGVWPFHIHDLIRSAIRNADDGSDDRWSEQDWQRAARRAFRALESQWRQDLRRERTVLVGCLQQGLFLARDFHLDLDWLADAAFQYVGDSIWEPLALPAADDTSSSGLQTAADALVETLSAIARRQHEHRERTASRLTAVLASELLPDGLVELATYYLAKAQRDLGLTDESRRGMQRVASADGRLASAARRGLAHLSRLSGDFPTAVEAAGRLGWEGRRHRVLGDVWWVQGDMERAVAAYLAGRSEAEEHGVVGETAMVQAHLAFAVSFSDPLRADDELDLAERLLSHLSLRSSEMTARIAVLVRDAGFAADLPGRAAVLLAEIGVSGISYAAAKLQLALCFHHAVLDAQDDLATAITRLRELTQSGDYVYYVEIAHFMAGLPLPEHTARARWIDGEQQTRERWRRLVTTRRNHLATTR